Proteins encoded by one window of Cloeon dipterum chromosome 4, ieCloDipt1.1, whole genome shotgun sequence:
- the CoRest gene encoding REST corepressor 1 isoform X4 produces MVLAERNADKLRNGGRSRGTSPNGHATGSSSEEERGEWKEKIRVGRDFQTQIPPLIPYAERKPEEQCFERALLVWSPASGTISDQKLDDYITLAKEKYGYNGEQALGMLYWHKHDLEKAILDLANFTPFPDDWTVEDKVLFEQAFQFHGKSFHRIRQMLPDKTIANLVKYYYSWKKTRSRTSLMDRMARKVAAMREEGGSEVGSEMGSNTDSDSEDKVGGGEGGTRSTCGNCEISCSTTHSTPKGSLCTTCYSYFNKPFLSMKFIRAHRRTGGLRPTTGPIRREGRPIQHNFLLRNKRKPPRGMYINHDDLVSMATGPAGQGENMLKAMDREIVSLKRLVQLNKQKISGLKKNTSEGIDELRPAESTTRIISRWANDELLLAVQGIRKYGKDFKAIAEVIGNKTESHVRTFFINYRRRYNLDAVLKEYESENGPIVEEERDEKMEVDGVSSGSEAGTPAPASPAPAAKTLKSNTTLATVPPAK; encoded by the exons aggaaaaaattcgCGTTGGACGTGACTTCCAGACTCAAATCCCACCTCTCATCCCATATGCGGAGCGCAAGCCAGAGGAGCAATGTTTTGAGCGTGCCCTTCTTGTCTGGTCGCCTGCTAGTGGAACTATTTCTGACCAAAAAT TGGACGACTATATCACCCTCGCCAAGGAAAAGTATGGCTACAATGGCGAACAGGCTTTGGGAATGTTGTACTGGCACAAACATGACTTGGAGAAGGCCATTCTAGACTTGGCTAACTTCACCCCTTTCCCTGATGACTGGACCGTCGAAGACAAAGTCCTTTTCGAACAGGCGTTCCAGTTCCACGGCAAAAGTTTTCATCGAATCCGccaaatg TTACCAGACAAAACCATAGCCAATCTGGTCAAGTATTACTACTCGTGGAAAAAGACGCGGAGCCGAACTAGTTTGATGGACAGAATGGCGCGCAAGGTGGCGGCCATGCGGGAAGAGGGAGGCAGCGAAGTAGGCTCTGAAATGGGTTCAAACACAGATTCCGACTCTGAGGACAAAGTTGGTGGG GGCGAAGGCGGAACTCGCTCCACTTGTGGAAACTGTGAAATCAGCTGCAGCACAACACACTCCACTCCAAAAGGATCTCTTTGCACAACGTGCTACTCCTACTTCAA taagcCATTCCTATCCATGAAATTCATTCGTGCTCACAGACGCACTGGAGGACTGAGACCGACAACTGGACCTATTAGGCGCGAGGGCCGTCCGATTCAGCACAACTTCTTACTGCGCAACAAGCGCAAGCCACCGCGCGGCATGTACATCAATCACGATGATTTGGTTAGCATGGCCACTGGTCCTGCCGGCCAGGGAGAGAACATGCTCAAGGCCATGGACAGGGAAATCGTGTCCCTCAAGCGGCTGGTGCAGCtcaacaagcaaaaaattagcGGCCTCAAGAAAAACACAAGTGAAGGGATTGACGAGCTCCGACCAGCAGAGTCAACTACAAGAATTATCTCCCGCTGGGCCAACGATGAGCTTCTGCTTGCAGTTCAAG GAATACGGAAGTATGGAAAAGATTTCAAAGCGATTGCTGAAGTGATTGGCAACAAAACTGAATCACACGTGAGAACTTTCTTCATCAACTACAGACGCCGCTACAATCTGGATGCTGTGCTCAAAGAGTATGAATCTGAAAACGGTCCAATAGTCGAGGAGGAGAGAGACGAAAAA ATGGAGGTTGACGGCGTTTCCTCTGGCAGCGAGGCTGGAACTCCTGCCCCTGCCTCCCCAGCTCCTGCAGCTAAGACATTGAAGAGCAACACAACCCTGGCAACCGTCCCACCTGCCAAGTGA
- the CoRest gene encoding REST corepressor 3 isoform X1, whose translation MVLAERNADKLRNGGRSRGTSPNGHATGSSSEEERGEWKEKIRVGRDFQTQIPPLIPYAERKPEEQCFERALLVWSPASGTISDQKLDDYITLAKEKYGYNGEQALGMLYWHKHDLEKAILDLANFTPFPDDWTVEDKVLFEQAFQFHGKSFHRIRQMLPDKTIANLVKYYYSWKKTRSRTSLMDRMARKVAAMREEGGSEVGSEMGSNTDSDSEDKVGGKWTIHRGIRRNSRSPPPRSGNNDSEGEGGTRSTCGNCEISCSTTHSTPKGSLCTTCYSYFNKPFLSMKFIRAHRRTGGLRPTTGPIRREGRPIQHNFLLRNKRKPPRGMYINHDDLVSMATGPAGQGENMLKAMDREIVSLKRLVQLNKQKISGLKKNTSEGIDELRPAESTTRIISRWANDELLLAVQGIRKYGKDFKAIAEVIGNKTESHVRTFFINYRRRYNLDAVLKEYESENGPIVEEERDEKMEVDGVSSGSEAGTPAPASPAPAAKTLKSNTTLATVPPAK comes from the exons aggaaaaaattcgCGTTGGACGTGACTTCCAGACTCAAATCCCACCTCTCATCCCATATGCGGAGCGCAAGCCAGAGGAGCAATGTTTTGAGCGTGCCCTTCTTGTCTGGTCGCCTGCTAGTGGAACTATTTCTGACCAAAAAT TGGACGACTATATCACCCTCGCCAAGGAAAAGTATGGCTACAATGGCGAACAGGCTTTGGGAATGTTGTACTGGCACAAACATGACTTGGAGAAGGCCATTCTAGACTTGGCTAACTTCACCCCTTTCCCTGATGACTGGACCGTCGAAGACAAAGTCCTTTTCGAACAGGCGTTCCAGTTCCACGGCAAAAGTTTTCATCGAATCCGccaaatg TTACCAGACAAAACCATAGCCAATCTGGTCAAGTATTACTACTCGTGGAAAAAGACGCGGAGCCGAACTAGTTTGATGGACAGAATGGCGCGCAAGGTGGCGGCCATGCGGGAAGAGGGAGGCAGCGAAGTAGGCTCTGAAATGGGTTCAAACACAGATTCCGACTCTGAGGACAAAGTTGGTGGG AAATGGACAATTCACCGAGGCATCAGGCGCAATAGTCGCTCGCCACCCCCCAGGAGCGGAAATAACGACTCTGAG GGCGAAGGCGGAACTCGCTCCACTTGTGGAAACTGTGAAATCAGCTGCAGCACAACACACTCCACTCCAAAAGGATCTCTTTGCACAACGTGCTACTCCTACTTCAA taagcCATTCCTATCCATGAAATTCATTCGTGCTCACAGACGCACTGGAGGACTGAGACCGACAACTGGACCTATTAGGCGCGAGGGCCGTCCGATTCAGCACAACTTCTTACTGCGCAACAAGCGCAAGCCACCGCGCGGCATGTACATCAATCACGATGATTTGGTTAGCATGGCCACTGGTCCTGCCGGCCAGGGAGAGAACATGCTCAAGGCCATGGACAGGGAAATCGTGTCCCTCAAGCGGCTGGTGCAGCtcaacaagcaaaaaattagcGGCCTCAAGAAAAACACAAGTGAAGGGATTGACGAGCTCCGACCAGCAGAGTCAACTACAAGAATTATCTCCCGCTGGGCCAACGATGAGCTTCTGCTTGCAGTTCAAG GAATACGGAAGTATGGAAAAGATTTCAAAGCGATTGCTGAAGTGATTGGCAACAAAACTGAATCACACGTGAGAACTTTCTTCATCAACTACAGACGCCGCTACAATCTGGATGCTGTGCTCAAAGAGTATGAATCTGAAAACGGTCCAATAGTCGAGGAGGAGAGAGACGAAAAA ATGGAGGTTGACGGCGTTTCCTCTGGCAGCGAGGCTGGAACTCCTGCCCCTGCCTCCCCAGCTCCTGCAGCTAAGACATTGAAGAGCAACACAACCCTGGCAACCGTCCCACCTGCCAAGTGA
- the CoRest gene encoding REST corepressor 3 isoform X2, giving the protein MVLAERNADKLRNGGRSRGTSPNGHATGSSSEEEREEKIRVGRDFQTQIPPLIPYAERKPEEQCFERALLVWSPASGTISDQKLDDYITLAKEKYGYNGEQALGMLYWHKHDLEKAILDLANFTPFPDDWTVEDKVLFEQAFQFHGKSFHRIRQMLPDKTIANLVKYYYSWKKTRSRTSLMDRMARKVAAMREEGGSEVGSEMGSNTDSDSEDKVGGKWTIHRGIRRNSRSPPPRSGNNDSEGEGGTRSTCGNCEISCSTTHSTPKGSLCTTCYSYFNKPFLSMKFIRAHRRTGGLRPTTGPIRREGRPIQHNFLLRNKRKPPRGMYINHDDLVSMATGPAGQGENMLKAMDREIVSLKRLVQLNKQKISGLKKNTSEGIDELRPAESTTRIISRWANDELLLAVQGIRKYGKDFKAIAEVIGNKTESHVRTFFINYRRRYNLDAVLKEYESENGPIVEEERDEKMEVDGVSSGSEAGTPAPASPAPAAKTLKSNTTLATVPPAK; this is encoded by the exons aggaaaaaattcgCGTTGGACGTGACTTCCAGACTCAAATCCCACCTCTCATCCCATATGCGGAGCGCAAGCCAGAGGAGCAATGTTTTGAGCGTGCCCTTCTTGTCTGGTCGCCTGCTAGTGGAACTATTTCTGACCAAAAAT TGGACGACTATATCACCCTCGCCAAGGAAAAGTATGGCTACAATGGCGAACAGGCTTTGGGAATGTTGTACTGGCACAAACATGACTTGGAGAAGGCCATTCTAGACTTGGCTAACTTCACCCCTTTCCCTGATGACTGGACCGTCGAAGACAAAGTCCTTTTCGAACAGGCGTTCCAGTTCCACGGCAAAAGTTTTCATCGAATCCGccaaatg TTACCAGACAAAACCATAGCCAATCTGGTCAAGTATTACTACTCGTGGAAAAAGACGCGGAGCCGAACTAGTTTGATGGACAGAATGGCGCGCAAGGTGGCGGCCATGCGGGAAGAGGGAGGCAGCGAAGTAGGCTCTGAAATGGGTTCAAACACAGATTCCGACTCTGAGGACAAAGTTGGTGGG AAATGGACAATTCACCGAGGCATCAGGCGCAATAGTCGCTCGCCACCCCCCAGGAGCGGAAATAACGACTCTGAG GGCGAAGGCGGAACTCGCTCCACTTGTGGAAACTGTGAAATCAGCTGCAGCACAACACACTCCACTCCAAAAGGATCTCTTTGCACAACGTGCTACTCCTACTTCAA taagcCATTCCTATCCATGAAATTCATTCGTGCTCACAGACGCACTGGAGGACTGAGACCGACAACTGGACCTATTAGGCGCGAGGGCCGTCCGATTCAGCACAACTTCTTACTGCGCAACAAGCGCAAGCCACCGCGCGGCATGTACATCAATCACGATGATTTGGTTAGCATGGCCACTGGTCCTGCCGGCCAGGGAGAGAACATGCTCAAGGCCATGGACAGGGAAATCGTGTCCCTCAAGCGGCTGGTGCAGCtcaacaagcaaaaaattagcGGCCTCAAGAAAAACACAAGTGAAGGGATTGACGAGCTCCGACCAGCAGAGTCAACTACAAGAATTATCTCCCGCTGGGCCAACGATGAGCTTCTGCTTGCAGTTCAAG GAATACGGAAGTATGGAAAAGATTTCAAAGCGATTGCTGAAGTGATTGGCAACAAAACTGAATCACACGTGAGAACTTTCTTCATCAACTACAGACGCCGCTACAATCTGGATGCTGTGCTCAAAGAGTATGAATCTGAAAACGGTCCAATAGTCGAGGAGGAGAGAGACGAAAAA ATGGAGGTTGACGGCGTTTCCTCTGGCAGCGAGGCTGGAACTCCTGCCCCTGCCTCCCCAGCTCCTGCAGCTAAGACATTGAAGAGCAACACAACCCTGGCAACCGTCCCACCTGCCAAGTGA
- the CoRest gene encoding REST corepressor 2 isoform X6, whose product MVLAERNADKLRNGGRSRGTSPNGHATGSSSEEEREEKIRVGRDFQTQIPPLIPYAERKPEEQCFERALLVWSPASGTISDQKLDDYITLAKEKYGYNGEQALGMLYWHKHDLEKAILDLANFTPFPDDWTVEDKVLFEQAFQFHGKSFHRIRQMLPDKTIANLVKYYYSWKKTRSRTSLMDRMARKVAAMREEGGSEVGSEMGSNTDSDSEDKVGGKWTIHRGIRRNSRSPPPRSGNNDSEGEGGTRSTCGNCEISCSTTHSTPKGSLCTTCYSYFKRTGGLRPTTGPIRREGRPIQHNFLLRNKRKPPRGMYINHDDLVSMATGPAGQGENMLKAMDREIVSLKRLVQLNKQKISGLKKNTSEGIDELRPAESTTRIISRWANDELLLAVQGIRKYGKDFKAIAEVIGNKTESHVRTFFINYRRRYNLDAVLKEYESENGPIVEEERDEKMEVDGVSSGSEAGTPAPASPAPAAKTLKSNTTLATVPPAK is encoded by the exons aggaaaaaattcgCGTTGGACGTGACTTCCAGACTCAAATCCCACCTCTCATCCCATATGCGGAGCGCAAGCCAGAGGAGCAATGTTTTGAGCGTGCCCTTCTTGTCTGGTCGCCTGCTAGTGGAACTATTTCTGACCAAAAAT TGGACGACTATATCACCCTCGCCAAGGAAAAGTATGGCTACAATGGCGAACAGGCTTTGGGAATGTTGTACTGGCACAAACATGACTTGGAGAAGGCCATTCTAGACTTGGCTAACTTCACCCCTTTCCCTGATGACTGGACCGTCGAAGACAAAGTCCTTTTCGAACAGGCGTTCCAGTTCCACGGCAAAAGTTTTCATCGAATCCGccaaatg TTACCAGACAAAACCATAGCCAATCTGGTCAAGTATTACTACTCGTGGAAAAAGACGCGGAGCCGAACTAGTTTGATGGACAGAATGGCGCGCAAGGTGGCGGCCATGCGGGAAGAGGGAGGCAGCGAAGTAGGCTCTGAAATGGGTTCAAACACAGATTCCGACTCTGAGGACAAAGTTGGTGGG AAATGGACAATTCACCGAGGCATCAGGCGCAATAGTCGCTCGCCACCCCCCAGGAGCGGAAATAACGACTCTGAG GGCGAAGGCGGAACTCGCTCCACTTGTGGAAACTGTGAAATCAGCTGCAGCACAACACACTCCACTCCAAAAGGATCTCTTTGCACAACGTGCTACTCCTACTTCAA ACGCACTGGAGGACTGAGACCGACAACTGGACCTATTAGGCGCGAGGGCCGTCCGATTCAGCACAACTTCTTACTGCGCAACAAGCGCAAGCCACCGCGCGGCATGTACATCAATCACGATGATTTGGTTAGCATGGCCACTGGTCCTGCCGGCCAGGGAGAGAACATGCTCAAGGCCATGGACAGGGAAATCGTGTCCCTCAAGCGGCTGGTGCAGCtcaacaagcaaaaaattagcGGCCTCAAGAAAAACACAAGTGAAGGGATTGACGAGCTCCGACCAGCAGAGTCAACTACAAGAATTATCTCCCGCTGGGCCAACGATGAGCTTCTGCTTGCAGTTCAAG GAATACGGAAGTATGGAAAAGATTTCAAAGCGATTGCTGAAGTGATTGGCAACAAAACTGAATCACACGTGAGAACTTTCTTCATCAACTACAGACGCCGCTACAATCTGGATGCTGTGCTCAAAGAGTATGAATCTGAAAACGGTCCAATAGTCGAGGAGGAGAGAGACGAAAAA ATGGAGGTTGACGGCGTTTCCTCTGGCAGCGAGGCTGGAACTCCTGCCCCTGCCTCCCCAGCTCCTGCAGCTAAGACATTGAAGAGCAACACAACCCTGGCAACCGTCCCACCTGCCAAGTGA
- the CoRest gene encoding REST corepressor 3 isoform X3, with amino-acid sequence MVLAERNADKLRNGGRSRGTSPNGHATGSSSEEERGEWKEKIRVGRDFQTQIPPLIPYAERKPEEQCFERALLVWSPASGTISDQKLDDYITLAKEKYGYNGEQALGMLYWHKHDLEKAILDLANFTPFPDDWTVEDKVLFEQAFQFHGKSFHRIRQMLPDKTIANLVKYYYSWKKTRSRTSLMDRMARKVAAMREEGGSEVGSEMGSNTDSDSEDKVGGKWTIHRGIRRNSRSPPPRSGNNDSEGEGGTRSTCGNCEISCSTTHSTPKGSLCTTCYSYFKRTGGLRPTTGPIRREGRPIQHNFLLRNKRKPPRGMYINHDDLVSMATGPAGQGENMLKAMDREIVSLKRLVQLNKQKISGLKKNTSEGIDELRPAESTTRIISRWANDELLLAVQGIRKYGKDFKAIAEVIGNKTESHVRTFFINYRRRYNLDAVLKEYESENGPIVEEERDEKMEVDGVSSGSEAGTPAPASPAPAAKTLKSNTTLATVPPAK; translated from the exons aggaaaaaattcgCGTTGGACGTGACTTCCAGACTCAAATCCCACCTCTCATCCCATATGCGGAGCGCAAGCCAGAGGAGCAATGTTTTGAGCGTGCCCTTCTTGTCTGGTCGCCTGCTAGTGGAACTATTTCTGACCAAAAAT TGGACGACTATATCACCCTCGCCAAGGAAAAGTATGGCTACAATGGCGAACAGGCTTTGGGAATGTTGTACTGGCACAAACATGACTTGGAGAAGGCCATTCTAGACTTGGCTAACTTCACCCCTTTCCCTGATGACTGGACCGTCGAAGACAAAGTCCTTTTCGAACAGGCGTTCCAGTTCCACGGCAAAAGTTTTCATCGAATCCGccaaatg TTACCAGACAAAACCATAGCCAATCTGGTCAAGTATTACTACTCGTGGAAAAAGACGCGGAGCCGAACTAGTTTGATGGACAGAATGGCGCGCAAGGTGGCGGCCATGCGGGAAGAGGGAGGCAGCGAAGTAGGCTCTGAAATGGGTTCAAACACAGATTCCGACTCTGAGGACAAAGTTGGTGGG AAATGGACAATTCACCGAGGCATCAGGCGCAATAGTCGCTCGCCACCCCCCAGGAGCGGAAATAACGACTCTGAG GGCGAAGGCGGAACTCGCTCCACTTGTGGAAACTGTGAAATCAGCTGCAGCACAACACACTCCACTCCAAAAGGATCTCTTTGCACAACGTGCTACTCCTACTTCAA ACGCACTGGAGGACTGAGACCGACAACTGGACCTATTAGGCGCGAGGGCCGTCCGATTCAGCACAACTTCTTACTGCGCAACAAGCGCAAGCCACCGCGCGGCATGTACATCAATCACGATGATTTGGTTAGCATGGCCACTGGTCCTGCCGGCCAGGGAGAGAACATGCTCAAGGCCATGGACAGGGAAATCGTGTCCCTCAAGCGGCTGGTGCAGCtcaacaagcaaaaaattagcGGCCTCAAGAAAAACACAAGTGAAGGGATTGACGAGCTCCGACCAGCAGAGTCAACTACAAGAATTATCTCCCGCTGGGCCAACGATGAGCTTCTGCTTGCAGTTCAAG GAATACGGAAGTATGGAAAAGATTTCAAAGCGATTGCTGAAGTGATTGGCAACAAAACTGAATCACACGTGAGAACTTTCTTCATCAACTACAGACGCCGCTACAATCTGGATGCTGTGCTCAAAGAGTATGAATCTGAAAACGGTCCAATAGTCGAGGAGGAGAGAGACGAAAAA ATGGAGGTTGACGGCGTTTCCTCTGGCAGCGAGGCTGGAACTCCTGCCCCTGCCTCCCCAGCTCCTGCAGCTAAGACATTGAAGAGCAACACAACCCTGGCAACCGTCCCACCTGCCAAGTGA
- the CoRest gene encoding REST corepressor 1 isoform X5, which translates to MVLAERNADKLRNGGRSRGTSPNGHATGSSSEEERGEWKEKIRVGRDFQTQIPPLIPYAERKPEEQCFERALLVWSPASGTISDQKLDDYITLAKEKYGYNGEQALGMLYWHKHDLEKAILDLANFTPFPDDWTVEDKVLFEQAFQFHGKSFHRIRQMLPDKTIANLVKYYYSWKKTRSRTSLMDRMARKVAAMREEGGSEVGSEMGSNTDSDSEDKVGGGEGGTRSTCGNCEISCSTTHSTPKGSLCTTCYSYFKRTGGLRPTTGPIRREGRPIQHNFLLRNKRKPPRGMYINHDDLVSMATGPAGQGENMLKAMDREIVSLKRLVQLNKQKISGLKKNTSEGIDELRPAESTTRIISRWANDELLLAVQGIRKYGKDFKAIAEVIGNKTESHVRTFFINYRRRYNLDAVLKEYESENGPIVEEERDEKMEVDGVSSGSEAGTPAPASPAPAAKTLKSNTTLATVPPAK; encoded by the exons aggaaaaaattcgCGTTGGACGTGACTTCCAGACTCAAATCCCACCTCTCATCCCATATGCGGAGCGCAAGCCAGAGGAGCAATGTTTTGAGCGTGCCCTTCTTGTCTGGTCGCCTGCTAGTGGAACTATTTCTGACCAAAAAT TGGACGACTATATCACCCTCGCCAAGGAAAAGTATGGCTACAATGGCGAACAGGCTTTGGGAATGTTGTACTGGCACAAACATGACTTGGAGAAGGCCATTCTAGACTTGGCTAACTTCACCCCTTTCCCTGATGACTGGACCGTCGAAGACAAAGTCCTTTTCGAACAGGCGTTCCAGTTCCACGGCAAAAGTTTTCATCGAATCCGccaaatg TTACCAGACAAAACCATAGCCAATCTGGTCAAGTATTACTACTCGTGGAAAAAGACGCGGAGCCGAACTAGTTTGATGGACAGAATGGCGCGCAAGGTGGCGGCCATGCGGGAAGAGGGAGGCAGCGAAGTAGGCTCTGAAATGGGTTCAAACACAGATTCCGACTCTGAGGACAAAGTTGGTGGG GGCGAAGGCGGAACTCGCTCCACTTGTGGAAACTGTGAAATCAGCTGCAGCACAACACACTCCACTCCAAAAGGATCTCTTTGCACAACGTGCTACTCCTACTTCAA ACGCACTGGAGGACTGAGACCGACAACTGGACCTATTAGGCGCGAGGGCCGTCCGATTCAGCACAACTTCTTACTGCGCAACAAGCGCAAGCCACCGCGCGGCATGTACATCAATCACGATGATTTGGTTAGCATGGCCACTGGTCCTGCCGGCCAGGGAGAGAACATGCTCAAGGCCATGGACAGGGAAATCGTGTCCCTCAAGCGGCTGGTGCAGCtcaacaagcaaaaaattagcGGCCTCAAGAAAAACACAAGTGAAGGGATTGACGAGCTCCGACCAGCAGAGTCAACTACAAGAATTATCTCCCGCTGGGCCAACGATGAGCTTCTGCTTGCAGTTCAAG GAATACGGAAGTATGGAAAAGATTTCAAAGCGATTGCTGAAGTGATTGGCAACAAAACTGAATCACACGTGAGAACTTTCTTCATCAACTACAGACGCCGCTACAATCTGGATGCTGTGCTCAAAGAGTATGAATCTGAAAACGGTCCAATAGTCGAGGAGGAGAGAGACGAAAAA ATGGAGGTTGACGGCGTTTCCTCTGGCAGCGAGGCTGGAACTCCTGCCCCTGCCTCCCCAGCTCCTGCAGCTAAGACATTGAAGAGCAACACAACCCTGGCAACCGTCCCACCTGCCAAGTGA
- the LOC135942698 gene encoding beta-glucuronidase-like, with product MCPANLLYLVAFLIAAVHAGHLYPRESEFRELKPLDGFWDFYIPLSNSTSQETEDIPQHGLPFSPGRSLKMPVPASYNDITVEADLRDYVGTVWYERTFFVPSSWQNQRVFLRFASVHYKSSVWVNGDFAVEHEGGHLPFEADVSLLLIFGQSNRVTVSVDNVLTNVTVPQGQVELLYGSDPEPRKVQTYTFDFFNYAGIHRPVVLYAVPITHITDINTTSSVSAQNGVEDVYDAVVTYAVGIDGNEANYECRVSLIDGDGVVRVFQQQGCEGVLLLNNASLWWPIFMSPRPGYLYSFEVELWNSEGFVFDKYRLPIGIRAITMEGNSLLINGKPIYIRGVGKHEDADIRGKGLDLSIMARDVELMKWMGVNCYRTSHYPYSEESMQVADREGFMVIDEAPSVNTEFYSEELKLKHERVLAELIRRDKNYASTIMWSIANEPRTQHNISEPYFRYLRDSVREMDPTRPITIVIAQPYTKDVAGHLCDVLCFNRYNAWYSNDGRLETIAPSVISEARAWYEKNGKPIIMAEYGGDTMNGLHRLPSFIWSEEFQEDLLSEHFKAFDILRSEGIFIGEMIWNFADFMTNQDYTRVGGNRKGVFTRDRQPKGGAFTLRQRYLELAHELDNAPKPRRRYIRDQLPLLVDNSNNY from the exons ATGTGCCCTGCAAACCTCCTGTATTTGGTAGCTTTTCTTATTGCAGCTGTGCACGCAGGACATCTTTATCCAAG GGAGTCTGAATTCCGGGAGTTAAAACCTTTGGATGGCTTTTGGGATTTTTACATCCCCTTAAGTAACAGCACTTCGCAAGAAACGGAAGATATTCCCCAGCATGGTCTGCCGTTCAGTCCG GGTAGGTCGCTGAAAATGCCAGTGCCCGCCAGTTACAATGATATCACTGTTGAGGCCGACCTGCGCGACTACGTTGGCACCGTGTGGTACGAACGTACGTTTTTTGTGCCATCCAGTTGGCAAAATCAGCGTGTCTTTCTTCGTTTTGCCAGCGTGCATTACAAGTCTTCTGTG TGGGTAAACGGAGACTTTGCCGTGGAACACGAAGGCGGTCACCTGCCCTTTGAAGCAGACGTGAGTTTGCTACTCATCTTTGGCCAGAGCAATCGAGTCACCGTCTCAGTCGACAATGTGCTGACCAACGTGACTGTGCCCCAGGGGCAAGTCGAACTACTATACGGCAG TGACCCAGAGCCCAGGAAGGTGCAAACATACACTTTTGACTTCTTCAATTACGCCGGTATCCACCGACCAGTGGTTCTCTATGCTGTGCCAATCACCCATATTACAGATATTAACACCACATCCTCGGTTTCCGCTCAAAACGGCGTTGAAGATG tctATGATGCCGTGGTGACGTACGCGGTAGGCATTGATGGTAACGAAGCTAACTACGAGTGCAGAGTTAGTCTAATTGACGGCGACGGCGTCGTCAGGGTGTTCCAGCAGCAAGGATGTGAAGGAGTGCTTTTGTTGAACAATGCCAGTCTATGGTGGCCGATTTTCATGAGTCCGAGACCTGGTTATTTATACAGCTTTGAG GTTGAGCTTTGGAATTCAGAAGGATTCGTTTTTGACAAGTATAGATTGCCTATTGGTATCAGAGCAATTACTATGGAAGGAAATTCTCTTCTTATCAATGGGAAACCAATATATATTCGTGGCGTTGGAAAACATGAGGATGCTGAT ATTAGAGGGAAGGGCTTGGATCTGTCCATTATGGCACGCGATGTTGAGCTAATGAAGTGGATGGGAGTAAATTGTTACCGAACGTCTCATTACCCTTACTCAGAAGAGAGCATGCAAGTTGCCGACAGGGAAGGATTCATGGTCATCGACGAGGCGCCTTCTGTTAATACCGA ATTTTATTCGGAGGAACTTAAACTGAAACACGAGCGAGTGCTGGCTGAGCTGATCCGCCGGGATAAAAATTACGCCTCCACAATAATGTGGTCAATTGCTAATGAGCCGCGAACGCAGCACAACATATCCGAGCCCTACTTcag ATATTTACGAGATTCCGTGCGAGAAATGGATCCAACCAGACCTATTACTATTGTTATCGCCCAGCCATATACTAAGGATGTAGCG GGCCACTTGTGCGACGTTCTGTGCTTTAACCGCTACAACGCGTGGTACAGCAACGATGGTCGTCTGGAGACGATAGCTCCTTCGGTAATTAGTGAGGCACGCGCTTGGTACGAAAAGAACGGGAAACCAATCATTATGGCAGAATATGGAGGTGACACAATGAACGGCCTGCATAGG CTGCCGTCCTTCATCTGGTCTGAGGAGTTCCAGGAGGATTTGCTGTCTGAGCATTTTAAGGCTTTTGATATTTTGCGCAGCGAAGGCATTTTCATAGGAGAAATGATTTGGAATTTTGCAGACTTCATGACAAACCAGg ACTATACGCGTGTTGGAGGAAACAGGAAAGGTGTATTCACACGGGACAGACAGCCGAAAGGTGGGGCTTTTACTCTGCGACAGAGATATTTGGAATTAGCCCATGAACTGGACAATGCACCCAAGCCCAGAAGACGCTACATTCGCGACCAACTACCCTTGCTTGTTGataatagtaataattattaa